The genome window GTACGGGCCAGGGCCGTGGCCACGGCGTCCTCGTGGTCGCGGCCCTCTGGGTGGGCCAGGGCGCCGCCCAGCAACTCGGCGCCGTTGGCCGGGCTGGGGCGCAGGCCGACTGCGCCCAGGACCTCGCCGCCTGGGGCCTGTGCGGTCCAGGCGGCGCTCAGGGTGTCGGCCATCCAGGCGACGTCCTCTTCGGGCGCGCCGTACAGTGCGGCGAGCAGGGGGGGCAGGTCGGCCGGGGCGGCGGGCTGGACAGTCACGTCGGGGGTCATGGTCTGGAGGCTACCCCGTGCGGTCGGCGCAGGGGCGTGGGCGTGTGGCCTGCGGTTCAAGGTCGCCTGAAGGACTGCCCGCGCCGCGCCGGCCTACCCTGGACCATGCCTCCTGCCCGTACTGCCCTGCTGCTGCACGCCTATCCGCTCTCGGCCGCGATGTGGGACGAGCCGCGCCGCGCCCTCGAAGCTGCCGGCTGGACGGTCCTGGCCCCCAACCTCCCCGGTTTCGGCGGTCAGCCCGGCGCGGTGACCTCTCTGCGCGGCGCGGCGGCCGACTTCCTCGCCTTACTGCCCCCGGAACCACTGGCTCTGGTGGGCCTGAGCATGGGGGGATACCTGGGTCTGGAACTGCTGGCGCAGGCTCCGGAGCGGTTTTTTGCCGCCGTGCTGGCCGACACGACCGCCCGCGCCGACCCGCCTGAGAAAGTGGAGGCCCGCCACGAGCAGGCGGGGCGGGCCCTGGCAGAGGGCACCGGCTTTCTGGTGGACGCGGCGCGCGAGGAGCATCGGCCCTCGACATTTGGGCGCATCCGCCCGATGGTCGAGGCGGCGACGCCTGCCGGAGTCGCGGGGGCGCTGCGGGCGATGGCCGCACGGCCCGATCACCGGGACACCCTGCGCGGCCTGAAGATGCCCGTGCTAACGCTCGTCGGGGCTGAGGACACCTTGACGCCGCCGGAGCGCGCCCAGGAGATGGCCGAGCTGGCGGGTGGGCGCCGCGAGGTGCTGCCCGGCGCCGCCCACCTCTCGAACCTTGACGCGCCGAAGACCTTCACGGCGGCGCTGCTGCCCTTTCTGGAGGAGGCCCTCAGCGCAGCGAGCGGTACAGCTCCAGATAGTGCCGTGCCGGGCCGTCCCAGCTGAAGTCCAGCCGCATGGCCCGCTCGGCGCGTCCCGCCCAGTCGCCGGGCTGCCGGTGCGCGACTAGGGCCTCGGCGCACGCACGGCTCAGGGCCTCCGGTGAGGCGTCGGCAAAGCGGAAGCCCACGTCGTGCGGCACGGTGTCCACCAGCCCGCCCGTCTCGCGCACGACCGGCAGGGTGCCGTAGCGCATGGCAATCATCTGCGACAGGCCGCACGGCTCGAACCGGCTGGGCATGGCAAAGGCGTCGGCCCCGGCATAGATGCGGTGGGCCAGCGCCTCGTTCATACCCTGCGCGAAGGCCACGCGCGGGTGCTGCGCCCAGCCGGTCAGTGCGGCCTCCAGCAGCGGGTCGCCCCCGCCCAGCACGACCACGTTCCAGTCGGGTGTCAGGGCGGGCAGCGCCTCGATCAGGAGATCCATGCCCTTTTGCCCTGCCAGCCGACTGACCGCCGCCAGAACCGGTGCGTCGTCCAGCCCGAATTCGGCGCGCAGGGCCGCCGTCGCCGCTGCCTTGCCCGCAAGGTCGCCGTAGGGCGTGATGTCGGGGTCGGTGCGCGGGTCCCAGCGCTCCTGGTCCAGCCCGTTCAGGATGCCGCTCAGTCGGCCCTGCCGCGCGAGTCCTTCCAGCAACTTCTCCAGGCCCTCGCCGTACTCCGGCGTGGTGATCTCCTGGGCGTAGGTCGGGCTGACGGTCGTCACGCGGTCGGCGAAGGTCAGGCCGGCTTTCATCAGGTTGATGTCGCCGCCCATCTCCACGCCGTCCGGCCCCAGCGCCCAGGCGGGCAGCGCGGTCCAGCGGCTGCCCTCGGCAAAATTCCACTTGCCCTGATACTGCAGGTTGTGCACGCTGAAGACCGTGGGTAGCCCCGCGAGTTGCGCGTGCGCCACCACCAGGCCCGCCTGCCAGTCGTGGCCATGCACGACGTCCGGCACGGCCCCCAAGCGGCGCAGGACCGGCAGCACGGCCTGCCCGAAGGCGCAGTAGCGCCACACGTCGTCGTCGTGGTACAGCCCCGGCCGCGAGAACGGCGACAGGCCGATGAAGAGGTAGCGCACGCCGCCGCGCCTCACCTCACCGGCCCAGGCATGGGGCGCGGCGCCCAGATTCAGCGTATCGCCCAGCTCCGGCAGGTCGCCGGCCCACAGATGCTCGGGCGTCTCACCGCCCAGGCTGGCGTACCAGGGCGAGACCACCGTCACCTCGGCGCCCTGAGCCGCCTGCACGGCCGGTAGTGCCCCCAGCACGTCGCCCAGGCCACCGGAACGGGAGAAGGGAAAGACCTCGGACGCTATATGCGCGACATGCATAGAAAGACTGTACTCGCCGCTGCCCCCTCTCTCCCCAAGTGTTTGACAAGGCGGGGGTCCATTGCTACACTTCCCCTCGCCTTGTGCAACGCACCGGGCGGATGCGCAGCCTCCGTCGTACGGGCTCTTAGCTCAACGGTCAGAGCAGTCGGCTCATAACCGATTGGTTGCCGGTTCAAATCCGGCAGGGCCCACCAGCGCAACACCAGATCGGGCGGTTAGCTCAGTGGTAGAGCATTCGCTTCACACGCGAGAGGTCGTAGGTTCAAGTCCTATACCGCCCACCAAAAAGAAAAACCCCGCCGAAGCGGGGTTTTTCTTTTCAGGATTCAGCTTGTGTTCTGACCGTCTAGTTTCTATCGTTCGATATATCCAGACCTTTATGCGTAGTGCTCCGGAGCTACTCCGATTTGTCACTTTTCGCTATGGATCTAGAAAAAGCGTGATCTCTGTACATTATTCAGTAGAACACCTGTCTCTTTAAAGCCAATCATTCCGGCCACTCTTACATCACTGATATCGTACTTTGACCAAACCGGAGCAGTCAAGAGTTCGTGCTGCGGCGCTATGTCAGATAGGAGTGCTGTCCTGACCGGGGAGAGAGTGGGAGAGCCACGGGTTCCGGATATGAAATTGGCAGCCAAGCTTTTTTCTGGTCTGATCAGAGAATAAACTGCGGCTCGCACAGGACCTCCTGAGCACAACGTCCAGATTGCTCAATCATTTATACCGATCAGCTATAGTGGCCTCTTCTTAGTTTCAGAGTAATCTAGAGAGAATTACTGACTCGACGCAAAGATATCGTTGATATTTTTTTTATTTAGTAGCTCTTTTTTATCACCGTCGAAAAAATAGACATTTTCAGGAAAGAGGTCGCACAATCTCTCTGCTAGGTAAATGGAATTATTCACAGTCAAGGTATCTGATGAGTTGACCAGTTCTAAGACGGCCGCAGTCGCCTGTGGTAAATCCTGAAAGTAGACCACGTATTCGGCCCGCCCGTGTTTGAAACTGGCTACGGCGATAGAAACGTACTCATCCTCGTAACTCAGATTGAGTTCGAGAATGCAGTTGGTGTTTCTTTTTCGTGCGGATAGTTCGGCGTCTAGGAAAAAGTCAGCATCGTAAGCCTCTATATTTTTCAGTTGCCACCCTGAGTTCACAAGCTGCGCAGTGACATTCGACCTGTGCTCCTGCTGCATTTTAGACATCTGAGATTTTTGCATACTCTTAAGCACCGCCTAGATTGAGGCCGGAAATATCTTCGAGCGCTTTCAGCGCATTCCTGACTTTTGAACGGATGGCCCTTGCCGCCGCCGGATCAAGTTCGCCACTCTGGGACTCAATTTGCCGAATGGCCTGATCGGGTGTCCAGGTTTCTACTCGTATGCCCGCTTCCAGCATCCGCTGAATGCCCGCTTTGGAGAGCGCTTTGCCACCGGCAATGTTGGGCGTATAAAGTCCTAAAACCTGCACGCTGAGGTCGATTTTATGGGTCTTGGCAAAGTCGATCAAGGTGGAGGCACAGTTATGGAGTTTCTGGGCCAGGATGGTGTCACATCCCGGATCACCACAAGGGCTGCTGGAAAGTTGAACGACGACTTTCGCCCCCTGGCCGCGCTGGGGAAGGTTCGTCAGGATCTTTTGGGCGTTGAGGACAAAGTTTTCTTCCGCGTGCTTGGGCAGCTCACCTTTTTTGCCCGGTGTATTTGTGGATGATTCTATTTTGATGCCGTTGATGGACGCCTTGAGGGCCACGCCTCTTCTTCGGGTCATCAGTTCGATGTCGTCAAGATCGAACATTATTTC of Deinococcus sp. Leaf326 contains these proteins:
- a CDS encoding alpha/beta fold hydrolase, with the translated sequence MPPARTALLLHAYPLSAAMWDEPRRALEAAGWTVLAPNLPGFGGQPGAVTSLRGAAADFLALLPPEPLALVGLSMGGYLGLELLAQAPERFFAAVLADTTARADPPEKVEARHEQAGRALAEGTGFLVDAAREEHRPSTFGRIRPMVEAATPAGVAGALRAMAARPDHRDTLRGLKMPVLTLVGAEDTLTPPERAQEMAELAGGRREVLPGAAHLSNLDAPKTFTAALLPFLEEALSAASGTAPDSAVPGRPS
- a CDS encoding glycogen synthase, whose protein sequence is MHVAHIASEVFPFSRSGGLGDVLGALPAVQAAQGAEVTVVSPWYASLGGETPEHLWAGDLPELGDTLNLGAAPHAWAGEVRRGGVRYLFIGLSPFSRPGLYHDDDVWRYCAFGQAVLPVLRRLGAVPDVVHGHDWQAGLVVAHAQLAGLPTVFSVHNLQYQGKWNFAEGSRWTALPAWALGPDGVEMGGDINLMKAGLTFADRVTTVSPTYAQEITTPEYGEGLEKLLEGLARQGRLSGILNGLDQERWDPRTDPDITPYGDLAGKAAATAALRAEFGLDDAPVLAAVSRLAGQKGMDLLIEALPALTPDWNVVVLGGGDPLLEAALTGWAQHPRVAFAQGMNEALAHRIYAGADAFAMPSRFEPCGLSQMIAMRYGTLPVVRETGGLVDTVPHDVGFRFADASPEALSRACAEALVAHRQPGDWAGRAERAMRLDFSWDGPARHYLELYRSLR